A genomic stretch from Hemibagrus wyckioides isolate EC202008001 linkage group LG02, SWU_Hwy_1.0, whole genome shotgun sequence includes:
- the syt5a gene encoding synaptotagmin Va → MRFASLQHRVRREAEPESEPAPGPPPPSHHSHNFIDMKNKFFNELGHLPNHKIKLPMWAVGAIVVVVLALVACFTFCLYKKCLGGKKKAKKVRERKGVRRVMKKEKEGEEEKEEVKQEEEKEQEFFGKLEYTLDYNFTENQLIVGVLQAQDLPAMDIGGTSDPYVKVYMLPDKKKKFETKVQRKNLCPVFNETFIFKTPFNDLAGQTLVLQVFDFDRFGKHDVIGEIKIPMNSVDLGQPIHEWKDLVGGEKEEQEKLGDICISLRYVPTSGKLTVCVMEAKNLKKMDVGGLSDPFVKVVLQHNGKRLKKKKTTVKQNTLNPYFNESFSFEIPFAQIQKVQVLITVYDYDKLGSNDAIGKCWIGYGASGVGLRQWSDMLANPRRPIAQWHTLLPEEEVDAALKAPIR, encoded by the exons ATGAGGTTCGCCAGTCTGCAGCATCGTGTGCGCAGGGAGGCGGAGCCGGAGTCTGAGCCCGCCCCAGGTCCGCCTCCTCCCTCTCACCACTCCCACAATTTCATTGACATGAAGAACAAATTCTTCAACGAGCTCGGACACCTTCCCA ATCACAAGATTAAAT tgcccATGTGGGCAGTAGGTGCCATCGTGGTGGTGGTTCTTGCCCTTGTTGCCTGCTTTACTTTCTGTTTGTATAAAAAGTGTttaggaggaaagaaaaaagctaagaaagtgagagagagaaaaggtgtGAGACGAGTGatgaaaaaggagaaagagggagaggaggaaaag GAGGAGGtgaaacaggaagaggaaaaagagcAGGAATTCTTCGGAAAACTGGAATACACACTGGATTATAACTTCACTGAGAAtcag CTCATAGTTGGAGTCCTTCAGGCTCAGGACCTTCCTGCGATGGACATCGGTGGCACGTCTGACCCCTATGTTAAAGTCTACATGCTTCCtgacaagaagaagaaatttgAGACCAAAGTTCAGAGGAAGAATCTCTGTCCTGTTTTTAacgaaacatttatttttaag ACGCCCTTTAACGATTTGGCTGGACAGACTTTAGTGCTGCAGGTGTTTGACTTTGATCGTTTTGGGAAACATGACGTGATTGGAGAGAttaaaattcccatgaacagtGTGGATCTGGGACAACCGATCCACGAGTGGAAAGACCTGGTGggaggagagaaggaagag caAGAGAAACTGGGTGATATCTGTATTTCTCTGCGGTACGTACCAACGTCTGGAaaactcactgtgtgtgtgatggaggccAAGAACCTGAAGAAGATGGACGTTGGTGGTTTATCAG acCCCTTTGTGAAGGTGGTCCTTCAACACAACGGTAAAcgtctgaagaagaagaagaccacGGTGAAACAGAACACGCTGAACCCCTACTTCAATGAGAGCTTCAGCTTTGAGATTCCGTTTGCTCAGATTCAG AAGGTGCAGGTTTTAATCACGGTGTATGATTACGATAAACTGGGGAGTAACGACGCCATCGGAAAGTGCTGGATCGGATACGGGGCCAGTGGAGTCGGACTGCGGCAGTGGTCAGACATGCTCGCCAACCCAAGGCGCCCCATCGCCCAGTGGCACACACTGCTGCCCGAGGAGGAAGTGGATGCTGCACTGAAGGCACCAATCCGctaa